ACAAGAAAGCACCCAATAAAGCACCTACCGTACGACTTAAAAAATAAACTTGCGGAGCAAATTTCACTTGTTCTGTCGTCCAGTCAAAACGTTCTGCCATCAGCTTAGAACTGATGAAATTGGTGGCAACATCCACCCCCACAATAAAGAAGATACCCAAAAACAACAACAGAATCGTTTTATCCTTCAACAAAGAAAAAGTATCACTGATAGAAAGTTGCCGGGTTGCAGCATTGGAATCTTCCCGCTTAACAGGAGTAGCCATCAGCCAAACAGCGGATAACAACGTGATAAAGCCTAATATCGGGAAGCAATAATACCATTTGTCATCTCCAAAGTGAGCTACAGCCAACAATACAATCTCCGGCCCAACGAGAGAAGATACAGCTTTGATTACTTGTCCTGCCGTCAAACTACTGGTCAGTAAACGCTGACTGGTCACTACATTACTCAACAATGGATTCAGTGAAACCTGTAAAATAGCATTGCCAATTCCCAAAAGAGCATAAGCTATCATACAAGTCGCACTATTATAAACAATCAATGGTAATAACATACCCACCACCGTTATTCCCATACTGAGCAGGACCGTATTTTTACGTCCCCATTTGTTCATCTGATTTCCAATAGGAATACCCAAAAACAGGAACCAGATAAAGACTAACGAAGGAACAAATCCCGTCATCACGGGAGACCAGTTGAAAGTACGTTGAACATAATCGGACGAAATACCGACTATATCACAGAAGCCCATTACAAAGAACCCGAAAAGAACGGGAAGGGCGGCATAAATAGAGTTTTGTGTTTTCATGTTTAACTCACTATATTATAAAATGTAGAATCCCCGGTGCCATTGTCAAGCGACATCGGCACCGAGGAGAATTAGCTGTTTATTTAGAACAATGAGGCGGGTTCCCCACTCCCCATCGGTCACTCGGTTGATCCCCCATTGTGAGTTTCAACGTTCCACCTTTATAGAGTTCATCCCGATACATCCAACATTGTTCCAGCGGTTTACCGTTCAACGTAGCAGACTGTACATAATAGGCATCCGGTGTATTACCAGTCGTTTCAATCACAAACGTTTTTCCCGTCGCATTCATCGGACTAAGTTTGATTTCAATCTTATCAAACAGCGGACTGCCAATCTGGAAAGTCGGCCGTTCACAAGAACCACCCTGTACATCAAACAGCCCCATTGCTGCCATCACATACCAGGCTCCCAACTGTCCCTGATCTTCATCCTGACCGTAGCCATAACCATGCTCTCCGTTTGTTCCATAAAACTCATCACAAATCAAGCGCGTCCATTTCTGTGTCAGGTAAGGTTTACCGGAGAAATTGAACAACCAGGAAATATGAAGACTGGGCTGGTTACCATGATTATAAGGGCTCTGCAAGCCCGAGAAGGCGTTTACAACCTTTCCACCGCCAAAGATCGACTTACGAGCTTCCGTAAAGATAGAATCCAACCGGTTGTTAAATTCATCTTTTCCAACCTTTTCAATCAAACGAGCCGGATTCTGCGGTACAAAGAAAGTATACTGCATCGCATTTCCTTCCTGAAATCCTCTCCATGATTCCAATGGATTAAAGTTATCAATGAACTCACCACCAGGCACTCTCGGACGAATCATCTTCAACGAATCATCGAATAACTTCTCCCAACCGGCAGAAAGTTCCATCAAGCGTTTATAATCCTCCGTACGTCCCAAGGCTTTTGCCCATTGAGCCACCGCATAAGCACTAAAACTATATTCCAATGTATGAGATACGGAGAAACTGGAACCTTCCGGATGTGTGCCGAAATGAACACTATTCTCATAAGGCACATAACCTTTTTCAACAAACTGTTTCACATCCATTTTACCTGCACCTTCAATACGTCCTTCCCAGCCCAATTCATTCTTCAATGCTGCCTGATAAGCTGTTTCCACATCAAAATTGCGAATTCCACTGTTATAAGCACCTGCCAGAGTGATACTCACCATGTTCGTTCCCACTCCGGAAACATACTTGCTGGTTGCAATGCCATCACCCAGCCAACCAGCATCTTTATACACCAGCAACTGACTGTTTACAAAATCATTATAATACTCCGGATATGCCAATGCCCAAAGAGAAGTCAGGTTCCAGTAGGCTCCCCAAACCGCATCCGTATTATAATGATTATGCTCCGGTTTGCCATCTTTATTTAAAGGTATCTGACCGATGGTACCGTCATTTTTAGGATAAGCCCCGTTCACATCGCTCGCGAGTCCTCTACCTAATAACGCATGATACAACCCAGTGTAAAATTTGATTTTGCTATCTTCCGTACCACCGGAAACCAATATACGGTTCAAAGCCTCATTCCATTTATCCGTAGTCGCTTTCATAGCCTCATCAAAAGTAAGGTCTTTCGCTTCTGATTCCAAATTCACTTTGGCATTTTCGATGGAAGTATACGACAGACCTATTTTTACATTGACTACCTCATCTTTCTTTGTTTTATAATTCAGACACATGATAGCCCCGGGCCCTTTTATTTCATTACGAGACATCAAAGCACTATCCTGATAGAATACCTCGACAGATTCCGGCGCACGATCCAATTTAGCATAAAAATACATGGCAACGGAAGCACCTGCCTGATATTTCTTCACGTATTCCGGTTCCGTAATCACGTAACCTTCCATTGTATTTCCATCTATCTGTTTGATATACGCATCACGCACTGCTCCACTTTCTCCCTGACGATTACCTATATTAAACAAAATATGGGCATTCTCCGACTCGGGAAATGTATACCGCTGAAATCCGACACGAGCCGTTGCGGTAAGTTCTGCCTTTACCTGATAATCCTTTAATAATACTGAGTAATATCCCGGACGCGCCGTTTCATCTTTCTTATCAAAACGGGAACGGAAACCTTTATCGGGATCTTCCAGTTTTCCGGGATTTGTTTTTACTTCTCCCGTTACAGGCATTAATGCAATGCCACCTATCTGAAACTCATGCAAACAAGGAAAGCCATCAATAGAAGTATGACCGTCTTCATAACCTACGGCCTCCCAACCTTGATTGTTCCCATACGTACCGTTTGTAGACGCACCTAACTTAGCCAAACCGAAAGGCTCCGCAGCCGGTGTGTAAAAGAACCAACGACTATGTACAGTTCCGATATTAGGATTTACGTATTCTACCAGATTGGGACGATCAGGTGTTTTACACCCTACAACACCTGCCAAAATCAACAGGCTGCCTATCCATTTTAATTTCATCATTTATTTCATTTTTCTGTTTGTAACTTCTCCTTTAATCATTGCCACACGTGCATAATATTCCGGTACACACGAAGCATCCAATAACCATTTCGGCTGACGTTTCTCATCAGTCCGTCCTGTCCAGTCATGATACATCAGTCCCGCCTGGTCACGTGCATGTTCCCAAGCATAATCCAGTCCTTTTATCATCGTATCCACATACTTTGAATCCCCCGTAACATTGTACAGATCGTGATACCCTCTAAACAAAACCAGATTAAACCAAGGCAAATCTGCAATATAGGGAATACCTTCTTCCGTGTATTTAAAGAACACTTTGTAACTTCCTTCTGCCAGAAATTTAGCATTATCCAGGTACGCCTGCTCACCCGTATAATTATATAAAGCTACAGCTGCTTGTAATAAAGTACCCGTATTGTAAGTATACAAATCCGGGCATACTGCTGAAGTCGTTGTTAGCCATGAATTCCAAACGACTCCTCTTTCCGGATCTTTCAGATATTTATCAATCCAATGATAAAACTTCTTTCCCACCTCCAGATAATAATCATCTTTAGTTGCTTCATAAAGTTTTAAAGCCAACACCATCGCTTTTCCATTAGAACAGGCAGGTTTCTGATCTTTCACTCCTTCCAGCCATGAAACAGCTCCTTCAAAATTCTCATCCCAGCCACTTAAAATAAAGGTCAATACCTGTTTCGCTTTCTCCAGATAAGGAGGATTTTTAGTTACCAGGTAAGAATCAATATAATCAATCCCCACTAAACCGTTGTCATCATAATAACGATCTACCTTTCCAAACTGAACAGGGTAAGCCTGATAACCGAAAGGAACACGCGTTGTATCATAATAACGCTCCATCGCCATCACCATCGAATCGACATAAGCCGTATATTTCTCCGGTTCGATAGCAGCCATCAACACTGCCGAAGAAAAGACGCCACTCATAGGCCACAGATAAGAAACTTCCTGCGCTTGCCGGGTGGAATCATTAAAATAAGTCAGATCAGGGCGATGACTGCTTGGATAATATTCAGAGAAGAGGCCGTATTTGGGAACCCGGTAGAGTTCCCAAACACGCTGAAACATTTCTTCTGCCTTATCTTTATTCGGAGTTGTTTTTGATTCTCCTGCACAAGAGAAAAACGCGAATACTGCCGATACAAATAAAACTATATTTCTTATTTTACTATTCATATCCTATTCCTCTGTCACTGTTTCTCCTTTGTACAAAGCAATCATTCCCAAAGATTCGAGCGCAGCATCCTGCATCAACAACTGTTCAGCACGTTTTGGAGCTGCTCCTGTCCAATCTTCATAAAACAGGCCGTTTGATAAACGGGCATTTTCGTATGCATAATCCAGGAAGTTGATGAATGTTTTGATATAATTGCCTGCATTTTTGTAATATGGCTCAATATCAATAAAGGCACGGATCAGTTTCGTTGTAAACCAAGGATCATGATCGGGATAAGCCAATGCCAGCCCATTAAGCGGACGTACAAAATAATTATATGCACCTTCGGAAGAAGCAATGGCACTATCCAGATAAGTCTGTTCACCTGTTATTTTATATAAACGGACTCCGTTAGAAATCATCACACCTGTATTGTAAGTCCATTTTGTTTTATTAATGGTTCCGTCTGCTTGTTTATCATTCCAGTAACAACCGTCTTCCGGATCACGTAAGTTAGTCAACGTCCAAGTATATAAACGTTTTGCCAAAGCTAAAACATCTGCTTTTTCCTCTTGGGGACATACTGAATAATATTCAAGCAAAAATAGTATTGCATATCCATTAGCACATGCCGGTTTATTGGAATCACCAACTCCCTGCTGTCCTTTCTGGTCCTC
The Bacteroides luhongzhouii DNA segment above includes these coding regions:
- a CDS encoding MFS transporter translates to MKTQNSIYAALPVLFGFFVMGFCDIVGISSDYVQRTFNWSPVMTGFVPSLVFIWFLFLGIPIGNQMNKWGRKNTVLLSMGITVVGMLLPLIVYNSATCMIAYALLGIGNAILQVSLNPLLSNVVTSQRLLTSSLTAGQVIKAVSSLVGPEIVLLAVAHFGDDKWYYCFPILGFITLLSAVWLMATPVKREDSNAATRQLSISDTFSLLKDKTILLLFLGIFFIVGVDVATNFISSKLMAERFDWTTEQVKFAPQVYFLSRTVGALLGAFLLARIAEIKYFRVNIVACIFSLLILAFVKNDMVNLICIGAVGFFASSVFSIIYSMALQARPEKANQISGLMITAVAGGGVVTPVIGFAIGTVGVIGGVFVTLACVFYLTYCAFGVKTAKA
- a CDS encoding GH92 family glycosyl hydrolase, with the protein product MMKLKWIGSLLILAGVVGCKTPDRPNLVEYVNPNIGTVHSRWFFYTPAAEPFGLAKLGASTNGTYGNNQGWEAVGYEDGHTSIDGFPCLHEFQIGGIALMPVTGEVKTNPGKLEDPDKGFRSRFDKKDETARPGYYSVLLKDYQVKAELTATARVGFQRYTFPESENAHILFNIGNRQGESGAVRDAYIKQIDGNTMEGYVITEPEYVKKYQAGASVAMYFYAKLDRAPESVEVFYQDSALMSRNEIKGPGAIMCLNYKTKKDEVVNVKIGLSYTSIENAKVNLESEAKDLTFDEAMKATTDKWNEALNRILVSGGTEDSKIKFYTGLYHALLGRGLASDVNGAYPKNDGTIGQIPLNKDGKPEHNHYNTDAVWGAYWNLTSLWALAYPEYYNDFVNSQLLVYKDAGWLGDGIATSKYVSGVGTNMVSITLAGAYNSGIRNFDVETAYQAALKNELGWEGRIEGAGKMDVKQFVEKGYVPYENSVHFGTHPEGSSFSVSHTLEYSFSAYAVAQWAKALGRTEDYKRLMELSAGWEKLFDDSLKMIRPRVPGGEFIDNFNPLESWRGFQEGNAMQYTFFVPQNPARLIEKVGKDEFNNRLDSIFTEARKSIFGGGKVVNAFSGLQSPYNHGNQPSLHISWLFNFSGKPYLTQKWTRLICDEFYGTNGEHGYGYGQDEDQGQLGAWYVMAAMGLFDVQGGSCERPTFQIGSPLFDKIEIKLSPMNATGKTFVIETTGNTPDAYYVQSATLNGKPLEQCWMYRDELYKGGTLKLTMGDQPSDRWGVGNPPHCSK
- a CDS encoding glycoside hydrolase family 76 protein: MKNIKTILAILPALLFSCAGDDVEKYIPPTPIAPSEPGEEVVYHKRAKEQFDLINQCYRINSGATEGLYNENYPKKDGDNSASFLWPYDGLVSGAAALHALGYDVNYATMVDRFEVYYRTPSGTVGGYGSQTNGTTGSGTRFYDDNSIVGIELVEAFNLLNNPDYLTKAKRIVGFLKAGEDDTFGGGLWWNEDQKGQQGVGDSNKPACANGYAILFLLEYYSVCPQEEKADVLALAKRLYTWTLTNLRDPEDGCYWNDKQADGTINKTKWTYNTGVMISNGVRLYKITGEQTYLDSAIASSEGAYNYFVRPLNGLALAYPDHDPWFTTKLIRAFIDIEPYYKNAGNYIKTFINFLDYAYENARLSNGLFYEDWTGAAPKRAEQLLMQDAALESLGMIALYKGETVTEE
- a CDS encoding glycoside hydrolase family 76 protein; the protein is MNSKIRNIVLFVSAVFAFFSCAGESKTTPNKDKAEEMFQRVWELYRVPKYGLFSEYYPSSHRPDLTYFNDSTRQAQEVSYLWPMSGVFSSAVLMAAIEPEKYTAYVDSMVMAMERYYDTTRVPFGYQAYPVQFGKVDRYYDDNGLVGIDYIDSYLVTKNPPYLEKAKQVLTFILSGWDENFEGAVSWLEGVKDQKPACSNGKAMVLALKLYEATKDDYYLEVGKKFYHWIDKYLKDPERGVVWNSWLTTTSAVCPDLYTYNTGTLLQAAVALYNYTGEQAYLDNAKFLAEGSYKVFFKYTEEGIPYIADLPWFNLVLFRGYHDLYNVTGDSKYVDTMIKGLDYAWEHARDQAGLMYHDWTGRTDEKRQPKWLLDASCVPEYYARVAMIKGEVTNRKMK